Below is a window of Quercus robur chromosome 6, dhQueRobu3.1, whole genome shotgun sequence DNA.
TATGTTCTGCTTAAATTGGAggatgaaaagaaaagcaaaggaaaGCACCgatttcctgaaagtagaaCAGGCAGTCTCTTGAGAGACTTTATTTACAGTGGAGGGAAGGGTAGTGAGAGGCGTAAGAAGTCTTGTTTTTGTGGCTGTACAAGACCTTCAACTGATGGAGACTAAGGTAATTACTAAGAGGAAAGCATGTTTCCATCAGCTGTAAGTTTCACTCCCTGAGATGATCCTAATATTATGTTTAGGGGGTCATTTCTTGGATTAATCAGTAAAAACTGTGCCTTTTAGCTTAGAGGAACTGTAAGAATTTAGGACCAAACTAATTATAATAAGCTGCTTTTCCagcattttatttgttaatttataAGACAATCAATATCACTAAGGAACTCAGTAGTACAAGTTTCTTATATATGGTTGATAGTTTTCTCGAACGGCATTGTTTGACACCAACTATGGTTTGACACCATGGTAGAGAAGCGTGGACTTGAACAAGTTCATTTTGACTTAACTACACCTTGGAGATGGGGAAGTCCTCGTATATGGTCTTATACAACTTTAACAAGGCCAATATGTGCTAAAGATGGAAGCCCACTTGGCCAACAATTATATTAACTAAAAAGGCCCACTTCTATTAGTACTTGTTCTAATAACTTAAGAATTTGATGTGCacaatttatctattttgtggCAAACATTTTCAACAATGTTGTAAACCAGAGGATTTTGAGTTTGTTCTCTTTAACTAAGATTGTGGATGCCTCATGAAATAACCCGTTACTCAGAACGATCTGATTAGCAGAATTATTATGAACATGGTCCTCTATTTCCTTGTTGTAATTGATACTTGGTTGTCCAATTTGGCCATCTATTTGACATTAAGAACATTGAATACAGAAGTCAGTTAATAGCTTAGAGCTGGGATATAGATTTTACACGTCTTGAAGCTGGTTAAGCCCtgcaataattttttgttcTGAGATAAAAGTTTTAGCAGGTGGAATTGATAGCTTTGACAGTCAAGCAGGAGAAACAATCCCTTAACACCAACCTACAACCCTGTAACGAATCGGTAACTGAGGTTGGAGATttcgaaaaagaaaaaacttcatGATTTTTCTAGAATCTGAGGGCTGCTCAAACTCCACTCCAGGTTGATAAATTGTTTATAAAAGTTTCTCAAGTCCTTAAAACAGTGTCAAAGGACGAGATTTGAAAACTAGAAAATCCGTCTCTATAAGGTTTGAGCCTTTGAGGTTTGGACCTGCATATGCAACGGATCTAAAAAATGCGGTTGATCGTGGTGctattataattcaaaatttcaagatacTAATACACactaaaaattactaattaatattAGCATTAAACCATACAAGAAAATGGCATTAGTCGATTATATATAGCTACTTCAAGACtcgaattaaaattttttttttttttttttttaaatactacttTGTATAATAGATACTATCAAATTTTGTATAGAAAAATACTAGATTAGCCCATCGTCAAATAGAGAACAGTTGGATAAATTAGTTCATAGTCACTTCAGATGATCCCGTAGGTTTTGTAgcaatagtttcaaaacaaaatattcaagATGTTTTAACTTAAAATGACCTAACTTGGTAGATGTAAAGCTTCATTCTACGTAAGTAGTTTAACTTAAAAGAAGTGTTTCATGTAATTGCACATGGTGGTGGATGTAAAGTTTCATCCACCCTAAACTTCTTTTCAGGGATGAAAATCTAGGGGTTTATCTGAAAATAAGTGTTTCATGCTCATTACATACGGATTTGGTTGGTAAAGATAACAAAATGTCGACTAAATTAAACGGACAAAAATGTCTCTTAATGACAAAATCACTCTAATTCTGACAGGTAGGAACAAAATAGGAGGAATGTTTAAATAAACAAGTTCTCCATAAACTGCGAGCAACAAAATCTCAGagccaccaaaaaaaacaagaaagtaAAAGCTGAAGGGCAATTTCAGAATCCTTCATTCAGGCTCCAACTAGTTCAGCAGGGGCTTCAGCCATTGTATCGTCAGCAGGCCTATCCACCTTGGCACCAACATCCTCTGAATAGTCACCATGAACCTGCATAGACAAACCACAGGGGACAAATTTACATGAGTGCTTCAAGAGATATCCTAGAACACAAAGGAGGCATATCAAGATGTCGAATATTGACacttaaaatgatcaaaaatttcagaaagagATAATAAACTGGATAGACAGGCATTAAAATTGCTTCATGAAGGCAacttaatttcaaaataaataaataacaggGTGAGCATAAGTAAATCTGATCATCCTGAAAAAATCAGAACCTAAATTTAGGTATGGCTTAGGCCTTGGATCTGTCTGGGGCATGAAGTAATTGATTTCAGAAACAAAGCTATAAACTTTATGAGCTCTTGGATAACCTTCGTTTCCAGGCTTTTTATTAGCAaaggttcaaaatttttaataccaCCACGAATGCCAATGCTCTAATTGTTAAACTGGTATAATGTTATgcacacaaaaaaagagaggaaggtAGAGGGACTTGCCTCCATCAACTTTCCAAGGTCAAATTTTGGAGCTTTCAAGATTTTAACTTTCCGGATAAATACATTTTGTAGAGGGTAGATGCTTGAGGTTGCCTTTTCAATATCCTTGCCAATTGACTCAGGAATGAACTTCCTCACCAATTCCTTCAGATCACAAGATGATGCTGAGTTGATCATGATCTCCCTCATCTTGCGGCGGATCTAACAGATCACAAGCAACATTATTTGTTAAACAGTGGTAAAATTTATATTGGAATGCAGCAATTTAAAAAGATGAAACAATCATCAAAATACTTTGCTGTTCAACCTAATGAAGTTCTCAAACAATCTTAGTGAGGAAAGAAGGCATTGGGCAACGAGTTATTTAGGATCTAAAGCCAATGATAAAACATCATTTGCTCAATTAATTTATCTGTTATATTCTCCATATCTACACTATTCAAgcagtttaaaaaatataaaataacttgaaaagaaaaaaaaaaatctcttgtTTAGGTCATTAAAGTTGGAAAACATTTTAATTAGAAACTATCACGCGTGCACACACACTAGAACAAATCAGCGGTCACATATAGTACACAGCCATCTTTGCTCAAGTTGCTGATTAATTTCtataaaacagttttttttagttaaataacaGTATACAAACCTGTCTAATTTGGCTAGACTGGGCATAACAGGTCCTCTTGACTTGGTTTTGGCGCCTCTTGGTGAATCCAATGCAGAACATCCTCAAGGTGTAATTGTCTGTAGTCTTCACATCCACATGAGCTTCAATCAACGTCTGCCATTTCCTCACCAAAGACCTCAACTTGTCTGTTGTAAAATCCATTCCCTGAAATGTTTTATAAAGTAAGAACATAACAGAAGTGACAGATTTTTCATTAGAAACATTCCAGTTTTATAAAGTAAGAACATAGCAGAAGTGACTAATTTTTCACAAGAATCATAGCACCAACAATGTTGGAAGCAGATGAAACCATTTAAATCCCACATACCCAGAAATTTGTCAGAACATTCCTCCCTTGAACATCTTCAGCTCTCAATCTGATCTTCCTGTAAGCATGCTCCTCATCATCCTGAAGGTCAGCCAATGATATCTCAAAGACTCTGTGTTTGAGTCCTTCGGAAGCAATCTGTTAAGAGACAAAGAGGAGGTCATATTGTATGCACGAACACATAAACATCtggaaaatattaaatacattAACATTTCCAGGTTGTGGAAGAAGTATAGCCTTGGTTCAATGGCAAGTGCATTCCACCAAAAGGAATGGTTGCAGGTTCAAGCCCAGGAATTTGCCTCCCCAAAAAACAATTGGGAGTAAGGCTGCCTACCAATAACCTCTCCCAAACCCATCAAAAGTGGGAGATTTTTGCATTGGgtacaccctttttttttattaacaacaaaataaatgcaacaaaacaATCACTGCAATCACATTAATGAACAGCAGCACATAGATCTGTTGACTTCGTctcataattttataaacttttgtatgacacacaaaactaaaaaccaTATAAAAAACACAAGGTTCCCACCACCAAAATTGTAGTCAAAGACTGTAGAACTAAACaagcaaaataaaattataaaaactaaacaCCTAATATGGGTAATAAAGGGCAGGAAAGAATTAGAACGAGGTCTTCAAAAAGAATGAAAAGCAGGCCATGCTAAAGCAATCTTGCCACTACAATCAATACTTCCATAAACTAGATCTCATAATTTCATCCATCTTATAATGAGAATGGAATGCAGGTTGGTTCACAAAATTGAAACCATCACAAAAGATTTGAACATCGCTTGTCATGATACTTTGAATGCAAAATGCACATGTTCCAACAACAATCCGTAACCAAACAATAGATTTCAAAGTCGCTTATGACACAGTATGTCATTTGGCCTAACCTATAATTCTAACACTAATAGCACACCAAAGCAGCTCCTATCCATTAAATCCAACTGGATCGTCTTATAAACAAAGCAGGgttaaaattaaacaacaattacCATCCAAACCACTATAAGAACCCATCTAGATTAGCTTTAACCAACCACATCAACCAATCAAGCAAGCAACAAcaaactaaaaaatcaaaataaaaaaccaatattTTAGCTGCAGAGAAAgctgaaaacaaaacaaaaatggaaacAACAAAAACCCCAGATACAAATTTTAACTTGGTTTCTAATCCCACAGTTTCTCGTTAACCAAACACATCATAAGAtcaataaaacaataataataaaaacccaCATATAGATAACAGAAAAAAGAGCTAACCTTAGTTCCCTGAGTACGAGTGACGAGGGTTTTGCCAACGTTTTTGACAGTGAACACTGATGGGGCCTTGATGTCATACCAGTCCTTCTTTGCAAAAGGATCAGCTCTGTAAtacccacacacaaaaaatatatacacatattcaaaatcaaaaacaatattgaaaatggaaaaaacaaagaaaacccagatctgaaaaacaaaaattgaatgcAAAAACGTAAGAAAGACTCACGCTTTCTTCTTGCCTCCCTTCTTTCCCTTGGAAATCCTCTTGTTCTTACTGCCAAATACAACACGTTAATATTAGTCCCTCACAAATGCATGAATTCTCAGTGCAAACAtgaatgagagaaaaagagagagtaccCGACGGCCATGATTGGATGAGCGGAGAGgaggagagtgagagagagagcaccaGACGGCTATGGgggcaaaacaaaaaatgaatgttTTGAGAGagcaaaaccctaattttggaTGAGGAATTTATATGGGGGTGTGTGCTTTGGGTTGTTGTACACTCAGGTTGGGTGTGTCGTTTTGGTGATATTCATTTTAGACTATACAAGGGTAATTTCGAGATATTGGTATATCCAGTTGATGCAGGGACTGCTATTGGTTTATATAAACCGATGTCGTTCTGTTCTCACCTTAAAAAATCATAGCCTTCTCACTTCTTAGGGcttttaaattttacttttatttttataagcctttttctttttcgtgcTGCTTGTTTAGATaattttccacatttttttttatgtttggtaacataaaaaaaattagttagcggaaaactattttcatttaacaaaaaaaacctaataagaTAAAGCATATTTTCTATAGATTATATAGGGAGGAGGTTTATAGGGCTCAAATGACATTGGATCATGGGCTAAAATAAGCCCAATACATGCTTATTTAAGAATAGAGCTTCCCTAAAATATCCATACCCTGGACCACGAACCAAATGGTGCATCATTATAGATCCAATGGTAAATTCACCAAGGACCCCATCCGAAGTCAAGATCTTCACCAAGTTGGCAAAGTCAATGCACCTACCAAGCTTTTGAGGATGTGCTCTTAAACTTATAAGATTATCTAAGGACACCTTCTAAACCTTCCAGATAAATCTATAGTTACCTGCTTGGCACATTCGCATTTAATTATGGATAATTGATCAAGATAAAACAAGAAACCCCAAAAGTCTTCATTCATCATGAcattgaggaagaaagagacTGGTGGGACAAAAAGCTGTCCAACTATACAAAAACAACTCATGCTAGAGAAGAAAACATGGCAAATATAAGGAAGGATAAGGGTGAAGAAGAAGACACGAGAAATAAATGTGAGAGAGTtgataaaagataaaagtaGGTTGTTCTTAGAGAAGAGCTTGTAATgctgtctaaaaaaaaaaaaaaaaaaaaaaaaaccttaatataCCTTTTTACGTatatttttgtggtttttgttccAATCTCTCATTGTGGATTGTTGTTAACCCCTAACATAAATTAATTGTGATCCTAAGTCAGGTTTAACCAGTTTTAGGCCACACGAGTTATTTTCTTGAAAccttgaaatttattttctataggttgttttcccaaaaaaaaaaaaaaatggaaaacaatctctctctctctctcgtgcaCAATGCATAGCTCTTATAACTCTCTcacttcttctcttccttttgctttttctcttttctctcaccCTCAGTATCACTCTCTTTggtctcttctcttctctcttttcttcctgTTTCTCTTCCCCTCTATAACACAATTCTATGAATTTCaatcttgacttttttttttctttaagtaattttttggtttgatggatTTTAGTATGGAAAGTTGCATATGTTAATTCTCTTTTCCacataaaagtgaaaaaaataaataaataaagaagaatgaatatagtaaaagacaaaaatttgGTAATATAGTGCCTATATGActttaaattgcttttacatagAGCAATCTTTACAGTAAATTAATAATGTTGTTACAAATAACAGTATAAcggttctaaaaaaaaaaaaagtataatgaatgataaatttttaGGGGAGTTGCATTTTGTTGCCTTATTATCATATTAATATTATGAAGTGAATTGCAATATTTTCCTCAAACTTCAACATTAAGCCATTGATTTCTTTAAACTACTGGATCAATTGTGATATCTTCCCGTCTTGTGCATGGGCTAGCGTTGTAGATACATTATGTTGAGTATTTTTCAAGTAATATATGATTGTTTTAGTCCTACAAAgtgatcaatatatattttttatgtacgTTACTGTCCGTATATGAGCAAAATGAGTGGTAAAGATCATACAAATTGGACAACTAATTTTGCTTGTatatattgtcaaaattttagtttgaaaaccaatttcattcttggttttttttttttaatttttaatattgattacatttgtttagtttacacaatacacatgttttaaattacacaagaaatattaaaaaaaaaattgtgtatacgaaacactagaaaatgttctcaaactcattttcaatgtcgttaccaaacactggtgtagacatcaaaattttatgatgtatTCACAACCGTCTAATTGTTCATGATAAAACATTTGTGATCAAATTAATCTCCAATTGATGATGTGGACGATCAATGAATGAAATCAAGTCACGTGGCAACATCAAATGAAGAAAGCCATATGGCAGCATCAGAAGAAAAGATCTATATGAAAAgttcttattaaataaaataccaaattaaattcataattcaaCTCTCAATAAATGctgagagaaaattccaaattaaatactattgagttacctataaatagaagcttctcatatgagaaaaaaatgagaacaCTTAGAGAGAAAACACTACCGACACTGTGACAAAATAGAAAGTCATCTCTAAAATTCATAAGAATTCCATTGTTTATTAAGGCCTATTCCtacttcttcaaatcaaagtaGGGATTCTCTTTTAACCTAGTTCGAGATCAAGCTATCAGCACTCGCATTAAATCAAGCACGTTCAACTATTCATTCAACTTGGAGACATCAAAGCACGATTCAAGATCAAGCTTCATAGCCCCTTTGGATCGTTATGTTTCTTGGAAATTAAATCGGAGGAATTTATTATACTCTTTCATTGTAAAGATTTATACAGAAAATTGTACTCACATATATACAAATCAAATACAAGTTTATTATTTGTTACACTATTTCGTGATCGTGTGATTTATCTTTTACGAAAATTGTGTGTACAATCAGAAAAAGAgatagttttctagaaaatgctttctagaaaatgaaaaaatttccaagaaaagttattgttgaaacaaacaaagcattatATTTGTTTGGGCTCtagtttcttctttctctttttttttctccattttttctttttggttgagaaatatgcaaaaaagaaaagaaaaaagaactctcctatgatttttgatttttgtgtaaATAATATGAGCTGAATGTACTCTcattttatgtgaaaataatatgaacCTATGTTATTAAATAAGTACCTCACTCTTAGGGGCGGAGGGACATATAGTCCTAGGGGGCCATGgtcccccaaaatttttgaaacccTTATAgtattgtataaaaataaattgggcCTCTACAAAATGTAATGATTGGCCTCTCCAAAAATTTTTATAGAGGCAAGATTACTCGTAACTTAGTTTAAATCATATCATactaaaagaaaagataacCAAGCGGTCCACCTACTTGTATTACATGCCCAAAAAACTGGAGTTTTCTAAACTATTGGATAGAAGATAGTCCCTGGTTTTAGAGTTTCAATTAGCTATGGATGTTCATCATCTTCACAGTTCATGctcattttttattgttgttttgctttgtttttgaaTAATGAAAACTTATgactttccttaaaaaaatgtcacaaaTGTTAGTCCAGTGTTAGTTTTTTGGGAGGAGGAAATGGAATAGAAAGGaacgaaaataataattttagaatattcttttctttccttatttgagagttttattcccttgtttgagagtttaaggccttgtttgggaggagagaatgaaatggaatggaaatgaatgaaaagaataaaggATTTACAAATGTCTTCCTCCACTCTAATATACTACTTAATCCTTGATGTCATATCTTGCATGTCCTTAGTTGGTTTTTTCATAAAGGATTGTACGAGCATCAACCCTAAGGGTTAGCCCGCCTTTAAGGTCTTAACTGAGAAAACCTCATTGCATTTGCAGGGGTCAACTTTAGCATTAGCAACCCTTATTTGCATAGACATAATGTGTCCATCTCCTTCAATTCAGTCATCGGTTGTTAATGACTAAAAAGATATGAAAATCATAATAATTTCTTTCCAATAATAAATGGTACTGttgaatttgaactcatcaGCCCTTCACAGTTCACAGTGCCACATTAAAA
It encodes the following:
- the LOC126689497 gene encoding 40S ribosomal protein S3a encodes the protein MAVGKNKRISKGKKGGKKKAADPFAKKDWYDIKAPSVFTVKNVGKTLVTRTQGTKIASEGLKHRVFEISLADLQDDEEHAYRKIRLRAEDVQGRNVLTNFWGMDFTTDKLRSLVRKWQTLIEAHVDVKTTDNYTLRMFCIGFTKRRQNQVKRTCYAQSSQIRQIRRKMREIMINSASSCDLKELVRKFIPESIGKDIEKATSSIYPLQNVFIRKVKILKAPKFDLGKLMEVHGDYSEDVGAKVDRPADDTMAEAPAELVGA